In Victivallis lenta, the DNA window AAGTATCAGCAGCTCTCCTTTGAAAAACAGCTTTCCAACCTGAGCCAGACGCATTCCCGCGATGTGGCGGCGCTGCAGACGGAGATCCGGGAAAAGACGGAAGCGTTGTCCGGAAAAATCGATACCGCCGTGGCGGACTTCCGGCAGGAACTGGTGTCGTTGAACAACACTTACAGGGAAAAAGCCGGAGAGCTGAAAAATGAACTGGAAGCAGTGAACTCCAAGCTCGAATCCGAGGTTGACAAACTGAATGCCGCCGACCGGGAGCTGTTCGAGCGGATCGCAGATTTGCGGGTGCAGCAGGCGGAATACAACTCCAGGCTCGAAACGCTGAAGGCGATCCACGAAAAGGATATGGAAGCTTATCGGAAAGAGCTGGAGGAACTGGATGCCGACTACCGGGAGGCGGCGGCGGAAATCCAGGCCCGGATCGATGCGTTGGAACAGGAGGCAGTTTCGCTGCGGGCGCAGCACGAAGCAGATGTGCAGGCAATCCGGGAACAGATCGAGGCTGTCTCCGGAGAATTGAACGAGGATATCAAAGCCCTGTATGACGAATTGGAAAAACAGCAGCAGGCTCTTGACGCGCATAAGCAGGAGGTCCTGGCCGAGATCGATAAGCTTCAATTACAGATTACCGCGCTGGACGATGCGATGACCGCCCGGCTGAAGAGCCTTGAGAACCGGATCAAATACGCCGTCTATTCGGATGAGAAACTGGAAGCGCTCGAAGAAGAGTACGCGCAGCTCGTACAGGCCAAGGAGACGGAAATTGCGAATATCGACTTGGAAATCGAAGAGCTTCGCAAACTGGGGCTGGACGCCGGGGCAAAGGAGGAGATTCGCAATCTGAAGCTGCAGGAACTGACCGCGTTGCGTAACGAATTGAGCGACATCCGGTTCGCGATCCAGCTCCGCCATGACGATTCGGAGTTCGCGGCACACGAAAAGGAGATCGAGTGGTTGAAGGAGGAGCTGGCGGCCCTGCGGAATTCGGCGGATCTGCAGATCAAACAGCTTGAGGAGAAGCTGGCGGAGGCCGAGAAGAAATTCCAGGAACTGCTGGAACAGTTGAAAAACGAAGCCGGGGCAACGGATGCGGAGCTGAAGCAGCAGATTGCCGATCTGCAGGGGAAAATCGATGAACTCACGGAAACGCTGCGCAATGAACAGCTTGCCGGAGACGATGCCCTGAAAAAGCAGTTGGAAGAGCTGGATGCCGCTCACAAGGAACTGCTCGAAAAGCTCGATCACGACATGGGCGAGCGGCTGGACCGCCTGAAATATGAATTCGATACGCAGTTCGAAAATTTGCGATCCTCGATCAATAACGTGGCGTACCAGCAGAGATTTTCCAATGGGAACGGCAGCAGCTCCTACGGGTTGCCGTCGGTACAGGCGGAGGAGGTTCCGGCCGATACCCGCGATATGCGGGTCAGTCCCGATCTGATGCTGGAAATATAACACTGAACAGGGAGGAAATTATGTTGAAACGATTGATGATGGCCGGGATGTTGATTGCTGCAGTGTTCTGCAGCCGCGGAGCCAGAGTATTTTACCAATCCGGCGCAGCAGCACGCAGCTACCAGATTCCGGTGACGGCGGATCAGATCGGCCATACCGCCACCTTTCTCGGGTGCGCCCAGCGGTTTAACGACAATTATCTGCACATCGTGATCTACCTGACCGATCCGGAGGGGACCCGGCTCGGCCAGACGATCCTCGACACGAAGGTGACGGCGAGCATCAGCCTGATCAAGACGACGCAGCTAATTGAGGGAAATTACGTCCTTGCAGAAACCGGCAACGGCGACGATCCCACCAGGGGCGAGATGGTGATGGCGACGGCGATCGACTGGGACGCTCCCGGCGACGACATCGGCAATCTGCAGGAGGAGTGGAATCAGATACTTGATGATCTCAAGGACGAACTGAGCGGCGAGCTGGACTCCAAGACCACTGAGCTGCAGGGTAAAATCACAGAGCTGCAAAAACAGTTGAATGACGCGATTTCCAAACACGATGCGGATCAGGCGGCGATCCTGAAAAAGATCGAAGAGTTTCAAAAAGAGATTTCCACCTTGGAAACGGAGCTGAAAGCCAGAATTGCAGAATTGGAAAAAGCCAAAGGCGAGTTGCAGGCGGAACAGGATCAGCTTCGTGCGGATCATGAAAAGGATATTGCGGCACTGAATGCCCGGATCAATGAACTGGATTCCAAGTTCGGAGCCGAGATATCCAAGATTCAGAACATGATCACGCAGCTCACGCAGAACATGGAACAACTTGAAGATCGCTTTTCCGCGACCGACGAGGAACTGAAAGATAAAATCGAACAGCTTGAAAAGGAGCAACAAGAAATTCGGCAGGAGATCGCCGAAGGCAATCCTGAACTCAACGCCAGACTTGACACACTTGAAAAACAGCAGCAGGAGTTGGAAAACAGGCTGGATGAGGAAACGGAGGCGCTTCGCAGCGAGATTTCCGAGCTGAGCAAACAGCAGAATCAACTCCGGCAGGAACTGGAGCTTGCGAAGATCAGGCATGACAGCGATATCGCGTCGATCCGAAGCCGGATCGATTCGGAAACCGCCGCGCTGAAAGCCGCGCATGAGGCGGATATCAAACTGTTCGAACAGTCGATTTCCAATTTGGATTCCAAATATGCAGCCGAATCCGGACGGCTCAGTTCGGAACTGGAGAGGACCAATGACCGGCTGGCAGAACTGGAAAAGGCATATGCGGCCGGCAACAGGGAACTTGAAAGCGAAATCAATGCTCTGAAGCTGGATCAACTGTTGCTGTCCAGCCGGATTGCGAATCTGGAAGCGACACATTCGCGTGATGTTTCCTCGCTGCAGTCGCAGATCAACGAGAAGAATGCGGCGTTGAACGACAAAATCGACAGCGCCGTGGCCGATCTGCGTCAGGAGCAGCTTGCCGCCGAAAACCGGTATCGGGAACAGGCCCGGGAGCTGAATGACCGTCTTGCCGGTCTGGAAGCGAAATTGGACGCCAAAGTCGATCGCCTGAGCGACGCCGATCGGGAACTGTATAAGGAGATCGCCGCTCTGCGCGAAAAGCTGGCGGGGCATCAGGCAGAACTGGAAGCGGTCAAGGCAGCCCATGAACGGGACATCGCCGCTCTTGAGGAACAGTACCGCGAACTTGATGCCGAATATCAGGCCGACAAGGCGGAACTTGATTCCCGGATTGCCGACATCGAAACCGATATTGTAGGGCTTCGTGAGAAGCACGAGGCGGATATTGCGGCTATCCACACGGAAATCAATGAGGCCGCGCAGGGACTCAATGAAGAAATCAAAACTCTCTATCAGGAACTCGCGGCTCAGAAAGAGGCAATGGAAAATCATAAACAGGAAGTGGTTCAGGCGATAGACCGCATTCAGCAGCAGATCGCTTTGCTGGACGCGGCGATCAACGAGCGGCTGACCAACCTTGAAAACCGGATTCGCTACTCCGTCTATTCGGATGAGAAGTTGGCCGAGCTGAAGAAAGCATACGAGCAGAAAGTCCGGGAAAAGGAAGCGGAAATCGCCACGCTGGATATCGAAATCAGAAAACAGCAGGAGGCCGGTCAGGACGTTGCGTTGTTGGTCGAACAGCGCAATCAGGCGCTCACGGAACTCGAAAAGCTGCGGAATGAACTCAAGGATATCGAGTTTGCGATCGTAATTCGCAACGATGAGTCTGAATTTGCGGTTCACGAGGCTGAAATCCTGCAACTGAAGAAAGAGCTGGCTGCGTTGCGCAATTCGACTGACGCTCTGATCAAGGATCTGCAGCAGCAGTTGATCGACACGGAGAAGAAACTGCTGGCGTTGATCGAGGAAATCAAGGCCGGCGCCGCAGGCGAAAATCAGGAACTCCGGCAGGAATTGGAAGTGTTCAAGGAACAAGTTCTCGAATTGATTGAGAGTCTGCAGGCCGGCCAGACCGGAGGCGACGACGCCTTGAAGCAACTGATTGAGGAACTGGACGCCTCCCACAAAGAGCTGCTGGCGAAATTGGAACAGCAGTTTGCAGACCGTCTGGAGGAGCTGAAGGTTCAGCAGGACAAGCAGTACGACAATCTCCGGACAACGATAAGCGATCTTGCCCTGCAGCAGCGATACTCCAACGGCGGCTTTTACGAGCGCAACTCTTATCAACTGCCGAACATCGAGTCTGAAGGAGTGCCGGCGGATAATCGCGATCTTCGGGTGAGTCCCGATAAAACCCTTGAAATGGAAATTCTTTAGCAGAAGGAGAAGTGAGTATGAAACGAATTGTGATGATGGTCTGTGCGGGAGCGATCGGAGCGGCGGCATTGTGCGGCTGTTCGTCGAGCCAGTTGGCGAATACGTCAGCTTCCGGCCTGCTGGCCCCGGCCCTCGGCCTTGGCGGCGGACTTGCCGGATTGTATGCGACCGAGGACGAGGATGTCGGCACGCAGCTGGCGGCAACCGGTGCGGCGGCAGCGGGAGCTTTCCTGCTCGGCCAGTTCATTGAGAACGACTTCAAGGAAGAGAAGGCCAAAGAGTACCGGGCCGGTTACGACCTCGGCCGGGCGAACTCCATCAAGGAACTGTACTGGCTGACGCAGCAGCTTCACCGAGCGCAGGATGGCGATCTGCCGCAGATGCAGATGTATGAACTGCCGGTGCAGTACCCGGCCGATGGCGCGAAATATGTCCCGGATACGGTCTATCTGCCGGTCGTCAAGTAGGAGATGCAACGATGAAAATAGCGAAATATACCGCTGCAGTCCTGTTTGCCGCGCTTCTCTGTGCCCCGCCGCCGGCGATGGCGTTTCTGCAGGAAGTCCATGACAGCGTGATCTACGTGCACAACACGATCAAGGCGATTCAGGACGAAGCTTATCAGCAGATGGCATTGGATATCGGCGCCGACCAGCTCGGAACGACCGGCGAAATCCTGAAAACCAGCGTGGACACGCTGAAAGTCACCAAAGATACCTTCGATGTCTGCAAGGACACCTACGATACCGCTATGGATATCTCCGGCTACATCGGAGACCCGATGAAGCTGACTTCCTATCTGAATTCGCGCTTCTGGCACGAGAACGAGATCTCCGCCGCGCTGAACATCACCCGCGACGCGATGGAAATGACCGATGGCGATGTCGCCTATACCGGCGAAATCGAATCGATGCTGCATCAGGTCGACTACGCGGTCGCCGACGTTCAATTGAAGCAGTCGGAGAATCTGGCGGAAACTCAGAAAGGGGCGATTGCGGTTCACAAGTTCATGTCGGAATGGGGGCCGAAGGCGCTGATTCAACTGGCCGATCTGAACCGGGAAGATCAGAAATACAATCCGCGCGAATCTTCGCTGACGGAAATGCAGTACGCTGCTTACCGAAATGGAATCTGGCAGTCCAACACGCTCGGACAGATGTTCGCAGCACAGACTGCCCACTCCGCGATGGTGGCGCAGCAGCTCTACATGGAAAATTCCCGCACGGATCAGGCGGACTACGACCGCGCCAAAGCGATCTATGACAACCGGAATCTGACGGAAGCCGGGAAAGCGGCGCTTGAGTCCAAAGGAACCATATCCGGCAATTTCATCGACGCAATTCTGGGAGATGACGAATGAAACCGGAAATGGCGTTGCAAAACATCATGCAGGTGATGGTCGATATTCTGGACAAGATGCACATGGTCTGCCTGGCGTTCGCCCTGCTGCTGATCCTGCTCTCCGTCTACCGTCAGTATTCGCAATTCGGGGAGTTTCTCGGATTGAAATACATGGCGGGCGTACTGCTGACGATCGTCCTGATCGGGCTGTTCCCGGAAGTCTCGGATTACCTCTTCCGGGCCATGTTGAAGTGGGGGCGGCAGGTCACTGCCGAAGCGGAGGCGGTGATGAAGGTCCTGTTCGATATTGAAATCGACGGTGCCTGGTATGACTCGATCGTCGTGGGGATTTCGAGCGTGATGTACAAAGGGGGCATCTGGATCGGCCGTTTTATCCGGGAGATCATGGTCATCGTGCTGTGCGGTTTGTTCCTGATCCTGAAAACCCTGTCGCCGATCTTCATTGCGATGCTTGCCGTGCCGGAAACCAAGAGCGTTGCGATCAATTTCCTGACAGTGGCGTTCGGATTGGTGATGACGCCTCTTTGCATGTTGTTCGGCGATCTTGCGATGATCTGGGTTGCGGCCCAGATGTGGGAGCAGACCGGGATGCTTGCCGCCGTCACGGCTGCAACCGGAAGCCTGGCCGGCGGCGCGGTCGGCGGAGGCCTGACGGTGCTGGCGAGTTCGCCGCCCGGAGCCATCACGGTTGCCGCCGGAGCCGCCGGGGCGCTGATCGCTTTCGTTTGCGTGTTTGTCCTGTTGTGCGTGGTGATGTATGTGGGAATCCCGTGGGCCTGCATTTCGCTTTTCCGCGGAGCGGGAATCGGCAATGCGCTGGCGATGTCGCTCAATACCGTTTCCAATGGGATGGCTGTCGTCAAAAGCGGGTATGCCGCGAGCAAGGCCACTGCAAACGGATTGACCACAATTTCAAAGGCGTTGCACGCCAGAGGCGCTGCGGCCAATCCGGCCGGAGCCGCCGGGGCGGGACGCTCCCCGGCCGGAAAGGAGGAAGCATGAAACGGTCACTTTTTGTCTTTCCCGGCCGGATTCTCGTTGAAGAACAATGTTTCCGGCGCGGGCGTGGAGTGCTTGCGGATATTTTCCCGTTGAATCCGGTGGATTTCCCGGGCGTCTTTGATCGCCTGCCGGCGTCTCGCCTCTTTCCGGCGGTCAGCCTCGGCCTGCTTTTCCATAAGCTCGGTCTGGCGTTTGATGTTCGCTCGGGTTTCCTCCGATTCGCCGCAGCCGGTGAAAACGAAACCCGCAAGGCAGGCTCCGAGGATCAGGAATTTCTTCATAGCAGTTCCTTTCTTTGGAAAAGTTGTTACAAACGGGTCTGCCCGTTCACTGATCAGAACGGGCAGACCGGAAAGGCAATATATGTCTGCTGAAATTTATCATCCCACTGCCTGTGAACTGGTTTGCCGGGAACGTCGGTTACTCGTTTTCTGGATCGTTTATCATGCCGTCATCTGGATTGCCATTGCATTGGGCGCGTTTTTCGCGGTCCAGTATATGACCATGCCGGACCGGGTGCTGGTCCTGGGACGCGACCGCAATATCTACCTGGGCAATTCCGCACCGGTGGAGTCCCGGATCGTAATTGAGGACATCGCACTGCGGGCGGCCTATGCACTGCTGTCGCGCCGGTACGATTCCCGGGACGACCGGCTGCTGGAAATGGTCTGTACGAAGCGCGGCCTCGGGCGGGCGCGCAACTATCTGGACAGTACCCGGGAGTTGTTCGAGCGGCGGATGCTGATGCAGGAGATCGAACACTGTTCGGTCGAATACGTCAGTTCCGGCGGCGGATATTTCGCTCTGGTCAAGGGAATCCTGAACCTGAGCGGCATCTATTTCGGCTATCCGCACATTCAGAAACGCGACTTCGCGCTGCTGATGCGGCTGGAACGCTCGGCTTCGGATTTCGAGCTGCCGTTCCGGGTGGAAGGACTGAAACTGTATGAGGAGGAACATCAGGATGAATGATCCGAGTTATCGCAACTGGAACCGGTGGCTGCTCCGGGGAGTGCTGGTCTATGTGCCGCTCTCTTTCCTGACTCCGCTGCTGATGTACCAGTTCCGGGACAACAATCGTCTGATCGTGATCGACGGGCGCAATTCATACCATGTCACGAAATACGCCTCACAGGAACAACTGGTCCGGCTCTATGAATATATGGCAAGGCTGGGGACCGATGCGCTGCTGATGCGGAACCCGGCGGGGCTGGACCGGCCGGAACTCTTCGATGAGATGTATGTGGGACAGGCCCGGCAGAAGGCGCTCGATCTGCTCAAGGCCGAGGCGGAGAATTTCGGGAAACAGGAGCTCCACCAGAAAGCGGAGATTCTCGGAATTCAGGTATTGGAGGCCGACAGCCGCACCTCGTTTTTGAAAATCTCAGGACAGCTGCTCCGCAACTCCGGCAGGAACCTCAACGCTTCCGCAGAAATTCTGCAGTTCGAGCTGTCGATGAATCTCGTGGTCAACTACGACCTCGGAAAAAATGCGGTTTATCCGTTTGTCGTTTCCGATATCAATTTCAATCAGCAATCAATCAGAAAGTAGAGGTGACACATGATGTTGAGAAGTAACATGTTCCGCCGGTTCGGATTCCTGTTTGCCCTTGGCGGGCCGATGTTCTGTTCTGCCGGGGAAAGCCCGGAAAGGCAGATCCGGGAGATGAACCAGTTTCAAGAGTATGTGCTGGCGCAGGGGGAAGTCTACAAAATCTATGTCAAAAAGGACGACGGCGTGACGACTGTGACGTTTCCGTCCGCCATCTCCAAGATCGCCGGGGTGAACGTCTCCACCGATGGAAGCACCGATTTTCAGATTTCCGCGCAGCCGGGCGGCTATTACTTCAATCTGGCGGCGCTGAAGGAAGGCGCGGCGGGAACTTTGACCGTCGTATTCAACCGCAAGACCTACATCCTGTATCTGATGCAGGACAACGCCAAAGCGTTCGCCGCCGTCAACTTCACCGGCGGCTCCGGCGGCGGTCCGGAGGCCGTCGGCCGCTCCGGCGGCGTAACACCGGCAAGACTGCTCTCGCTGATCGATATGGCCAAGGCATACGATCTGCTTATGCAGCGCTATCCGACCGAGCTGCGGGATACGAAACGCTCGACCGCCAGGGCGGTGTTTCAGTTTGAAAAGTTTCGGCTGGAGCTGCTGGAGGTGATCCGGTTCCACCATGAGGACACCCTCGTTTTCAAGGTCTTGCTGCACAATGATACAGATGAGGAGATTCTCTATGACAAGTTCAGCTTTTCGGTTCAGGCGGGGAATCGGACTTATCCGATGAGCGCCGCCGACGCCACCGGCGTGATGCCGCCGCAGAGTGCCACCTATGCGTTCTTCACCGTCACCGGTACGCCGGAGGGACGCCGGAACAATCTGGCCCCGGACAACGATTTCAAAGTCGGAGTAACGGCACAGTATATGGAAACGGCACCGCTTACGGTGGTGCCGGAACAGCCGGACCGGGCCGAAGCGAAGATGGACCGACATCTCGAAAAGCTCACGGATTCCGTGGAGAAGCTGTTGGTACAGCAGGCCGTTCCCGCGCCGGCGGCAGAACCTGCTGAAGAGGAGAACGCCGGGAAACTCCCGGAAACACCGGAGAAGATCGAGTGGTGGGACTTTTCGGAGTTTCCGTCGAATCTGGCTTTTCTTATCAATTGGATGTGATAAGGTTAAGGTGACATCATGAATTTGCGGGAATTCTTCAAGAAATTGCGCAGTCCGCTCGGAACCTCTCTTTTGTTCCTTGCGGCAATCGTCACACTGGCCTTCTCGGCAGTACCGTTCCTGATCCGGGAAGATGCCGGTACACTCCAGGTCGTCCGTTCGGAAAGCGGCGAGGCGAGCTTCAATATCCCCGGCAAGGCCAAAGCGATTTCCGCCGCGGCCTCAGCGGAGCGGCAGGCCGGTTCCGGTTCCGAAACGGTTGATCTCTCCGAAGAACCAGACCGAACCGGCAGGCCGCTGCCTCCTTCCGACTACCGCATCGCGTCCGGGGAACGGAGTCCGGGGGGCACGTCCCGAACTTCTTCCTTCGACCGCAGTCGGAGCACGCCGGTTCAGGGACCGAAAATCACGATCATCGACGGCGAATCCGGCGCCGGGCGAAGCAAAGAGTTCGTTTCGGACCGCTTCGCGCCCTATGGCCGGCTGCTGGCCTGTAAAATGATCAACACCGTCGAGAGCGGCGATGCCGATACGCCGCTGATCGCGGTGGTGATGGAGGATCTCTGGTGGATCAACGCCAAAGGCGAAAAGAAACTGATTATCCCGGCCGGAACCGAAGTGTTCGGCAAGGTCAACGGCGCCAAGCCGCAGCGAAACCGCCTGACCACGGACGGCAATTTCGTGTTGGTCTGGCAGGCCACTTCGGACATGGTTGGTTTTGAATTGCAGCTCAAGGGGATCGCATTGGAAAAGTCGACCTATCCGGACAACCGGATGCTGGCCGCGATTACCGATATGAGTGCCGGAATCCCCGGACAGGTGATTTCGAATGAGAATCTGTCCAAGTTCCTGATGTACACCCTGGCATTCGGCCAGGGACTGGCGCAGGGATACCAGACCAACGAAGTCTATACCGACTCCGGCATTACGATTACGACCCAGGACGGAACGACGAAAAACGCGATGGCCCGCGGCGCGGAAACGCTGGCGCAGGTGATGCTGCAGGACGTTTCGCAGATGATTGCGAAAGAGTCCTACTACATCCGGGTCGCCAGTGGAACTGAATTCTACATCTTCGTTCAGCAGGTCATCAATCTCGACGACGCCCAGATCGCGGATACCCTGCTCAATAAGCTCGAAGAACAGAAGATTCAGGGGCCGCAGAAGCCTTCGTATAAAAACGTGCTGAACGCCTTTTCCGGCGGGAAACAATAACAATGAAAGGGACAAGAAGTATGAAGAAATCACTGTGGATGATCGCGTGCGCCTCCCTCGTCGCAGGTGCCATCACCGGATGCAAGACGGAAGAACCGCTGCCGGAGCCGCCGAAGGAGTATATCCATGTGCCGGTGCAACTGGTGGCCGGAGCCATTCCGGGCGGCAGCCAGGAGAAGATCATGTCGAATCCGAATCTGCGGGCTTACGCAGTAGGGCGATACGTCGATCCGCATAAGCGTGTGATGCACGAACAGCACTCCGTCTACCGGATGGAGAAGCTGCCGGAGTGGAACCTGCTTCCGCAGCCTGACGCCGATCCGGTGCTCCGGGCTCAGAAGATGCGGCAGGAACGGTATGCGGATGCCGCGACCGGCCAGATCGAACGGACTGCCGCGGAAATCCATGAGATGCGCCAAACCGTCCTGATGCTTCTCGAAAGCCGGAACGTCCAGAAACAGCAGGCCGATACGCTGCTCCGGAATTTTGAAACCCTGAAAAAGCAGTATGGCGTCCTGTCGGGAAACATGGTCAAAACCTCCGAATTCGTGAACTCTCTGGAGGGTGAACTCAAGAAACTGAAGCAGGAGAATGAAGTTCTGAAGCTCCAGCAGAAAAAACGCGAGCTTCCCGCCGCCTGTCCGCCGGAGGTGCGCCAATGAAAAAACAGTGGGTTCCTATCCTGATTCTGGTCTGGCTGGTTCTCCTGACCGTCTGCATGGTTCTGTTCCAGATGCGGACCGGCGTCGTCGATGAAATCCTCGATGAACAGGACCGGCAGGCCGGAATCCTGATCAAGCAGTCGGAGATTCTGGCACTCAATACAGTCCTTGTCCGGGCGCTGGTCGAACAGGTACGGTCCGGCAGGGAAACCGCGAAAGATGAGGTGACATTAAGACTGGAGGAACTGCCGCAGTAGCGGATGATCCGGAATGCTGAGGACAGGCCCGCGCTCCTCCGCTTTCCGTCAGGTGATCGGCATCCGGAATGCGTGATAAAAGAACACCTGAGGAAAGGAGTTTCACTATGAAAAATATCACTTGCGGGCAGAAGGAACAGCTCTCCGTACTGTTCCGGAGAGGACAGTTGAGCGGTTTGCCGGTACGGAATCCGGCGAAACTTTCGGAGGCTGCCGCCGCCCGGCTGATCGCTGCGGCGGCGCAGGTGCCGTTCGGAACGTACCGGCTGGTTTCCGAACGGATGCGCCGGCGGCTGCTGAAGCTGCGCGAAGGCAAACGGGTGCGGTTTGAGGATTGTGAACTTGAATTCATGACGGAGGATATCGCCATGGGACTTTTCTGGGTTGCCGGCCGGCGGGAATACCGGGATACGGTGCCGGCTTTGAGAATGCTGCATCAGCGGGTCAGGAAGATGGTCGCCAAAGGCTTCCTGGAGTACATCCCGAACTGGGAAATCTGCCTCCTCGACGCTGACGAGGCGGACCGGCTGATCGCTGAAGGCGAACGGAAGGTCGCCGCGCTGCTGGAGAAATAGAGGGTTTGAAGGTATGTCGAAATTTGTGATGATCGCTGGAACAAAAGGAGGGATCGGCAAGACTTTGATTGCAACGTTCCTCGCAGACATCGCTTCGGAGCACGGATTCCGTCCGGTCCTGTTTGACTGTGATAACGAAAACCACTCCCTGAGCAATGCCTGCGGGGGCGTTCCGGAGTTTGAGCTGGCCGATATCGATCCCGAATCCGCCGAAGAAACGGATTATCCGCTGGATTCGGCGGTCAACCGGATCGCGGAGCTGGAATCCGCGAAAGAGAGGAAAAAAGAGTATTTTTATTTGCTGGACATGAAAGCCGGAACGAGCGGCTCCACGATCAGGTGGCTGGAGGCGTTTCCATTTGAATATATGCGGCAGCTTGCAGTCGAGGTGTATCTGGCCGGATGCGTGACCGCCGACATCGACAGTTGCCTGACCTGGGGCAAGTGGTTGCGGGAATACGCTCCATTGGCCCAAACGGGGGCCCTGCGTTTTCTCCTGGTCAGGAACCACTTGGCCGGAGACCGTTTCGATTTCTACGACGACAAGCTCAGACCGCTGCAGGAGAGCCGGGAGCTGCGGAGCATCGTGATCGATTTCCCGGAACTCAGCGGCAGGTATCTGAAACTGATCAAGGATTACCGGACCAGTTTCGGACAGGTCGCCCGGAACCGGACGACAATCGCTTCTTTCGGGTTTATGGACCTGCACCGGATTCGGCTCTCATTTGAAAAAATCAAAACCGGTTTCGACGGGCTTTTCAATCCCGGTCCGGGTAAGGAGGTGGCACATGGCGGAAAACAGGAAAACTGAAACCGCTCCGGGCGAGCTGCCGCTTCCGGAGCGTCAGGAGCTGGCGGCACGGCTGATCTGCTCCGGCATGATTCCGCCGCGGCCGCTGGACCAGCTGACCCAGGAAGCCGTCGAGGAGATTACCGCCGGTCTGCCGTCCGTTCACATCGGCGATCTGGTCATCAGGGAACAGAATGCCGGAGAAGTAACGATTTCCGCATACGGGATCAATCAGACCGAGGTGGAAATACAGCTTGATCGTATGCTTCCGCAGTATGAAATGCAGGGAATCCCCGAATTTTATCCGAGCAGGGATTATTCGCCGCAGGCGTGGCTGGGATTCATGCGCAGTCGCGGTCCTTACGGCCACTGGGAAGAGATGAAACGGTGGCTGGACTGCTGGCAGGTCGATTATGTGCCGGAACGGCTGCAAACCGGATTTTCCGATCAGGTCGAAGCCATTTCCCGGCAGGCGCAGGAGTTGCTGGAGGAACGCCGGGAGGATCTGATGGCGCGGCTGGCGTGCATGGGATTGATTTCGCCGCTCGATTATTTCCGCCGGACTCCGGAGAAAGCCGACGCGATCATTGCGGCGCTGCCGCCGCTGGTGGATATGGAGATCATCTTCGACAAGGAAGAT includes these proteins:
- a CDS encoding TrbI/VirB10 family protein, translating into MNLREFFKKLRSPLGTSLLFLAAIVTLAFSAVPFLIREDAGTLQVVRSESGEASFNIPGKAKAISAAASAERQAGSGSETVDLSEEPDRTGRPLPPSDYRIASGERSPGGTSRTSSFDRSRSTPVQGPKITIIDGESGAGRSKEFVSDRFAPYGRLLACKMINTVESGDADTPLIAVVMEDLWWINAKGEKKLIIPAGTEVFGKVNGAKPQRNRLTTDGNFVLVWQATSDMVGFELQLKGIALEKSTYPDNRMLAAITDMSAGIPGQVISNENLSKFLMYTLAFGQGLAQGYQTNEVYTDSGITITTQDGTTKNAMARGAETLAQVMLQDVSQMIAKESYYIRVASGTEFYIFVQQVINLDDAQIADTLLNKLEEQKIQGPQKPSYKNVLNAFSGGKQ